A window of the Oryza brachyantha chromosome 5, ObraRS2, whole genome shotgun sequence genome harbors these coding sequences:
- the LOC102711430 gene encoding uncharacterized protein LOC102711430: MSFFTRIGVWPWIQNRIVDPVMQVIRRGAEPKQLAFSAALGVTLGIFPICGTTVILCGVAIAMLGSRCNAVTVMVLNFAVTPVELSLIVPFLRFGEVITGSGHFPLTADAFKKVITGQASKDVMLSIVHAMLGWLISAPIVLAALYMVFIPFFKFLVDKFGGVPSSPRTPIKLV, from the exons atgtcgtTTTTTACGAGGATTGGCGTTTGGCCATGGATTCAGAACAGGATCGTTGATCCCGTGATGCAAGTAATCAGAAG GGGAGCAGAGCCAAAGCAGCTGGCTTTCTCTGCTGCTCTTGGTGTGACCCTTGGGATCTTTCCGATATGTG GAACCACTGTTATTCTTTGTGGAGTTGCAATAGCAATGTTGGGAAGCCGTTGCAATGCTGTAACTGTCATGGTTCTAAATTTCGCTGTTACTCCTGTTGAGCTGAG CTTGATTGTCCCTTTCTTGCGTTTCGGAGAAGTAATCACAGGCAGTGGGCACTTCCCTTTGACGGCAGATGCATTCAAGAAGGTTATCACTGGACAGGCCTCAAAGGATGTGATGCTCAGCATTGTCCATGCG ATGCTTGGGTGGCTGATCTCTGCACCGATCGTGCTGGCTGCACTGTACATGGTTTTCATCCCTTTCTTCAAGTTTCTGGTCGACAAGTTTGGTGGCGTTCCGTCGAGCCCAAGGACACCGATCAAGTTAGTGTAG
- the LOC102711699 gene encoding uncharacterized protein LOC102711699 isoform X1 produces the protein MQEDFDWPTIVLSTSPEAKNVTSSSMRNTTRNDMVVQRGFISSNWPWDGMKCENNTQFLSHSAGDGMIYRKDNQFPSHANRGSSNLDYQEQPSKFNYVTDLGSHGYSKEARTLGRIYHRQQPYFSTSSCSYEKSSALKVVPSSPDASGSVVWEMRTKNNNLSARSNYLSYPTDFRHMRRYPDEAKVGLNPDDDSKQYRRSDRFTAFSNFNGQSSKHLQTAKGANYMDETTLISRQWCFDNRGSSPPRGLEYGNEIPSLSFKKCNGHVAPLYPSIWDCGAETSSLRQFNGDEIPSLSHHWHYQDKISLHSGQWCHDAEAHQLASYQQGASRGNARLREDISRGVRNKQGKFITSRHTMTKPRAANKVVSSTDHYRIIKDNPWRSSEDIRDQVRGPRANKLNDSTSSTKNSSMPPLVCRDQINRPEFTVQYEHAKFFMIKSYSEDDVHKCIKYNVWASTPNGNNKLDAAFHEAQILMKEQGKRCPIFLFFSVNTSGQFVGLAEMLGPVDFKKTMDFWQQDKWNGFFPVRWHIIKDIPNWVFREIFLENNEGKVVTFSRDTQEIGLPQGLDMLNIFKAYHQGTSILDDFYFYEEKENIRRAQKGRNLEQINQDWFSDDFRSISVENLEESMQSLSFYRTWD, from the exons ATGCAGGAAGATTTTGATTGGCCAACCATAGTGCTATCAACATCACCAGAAGCAAAAAATGTTACATCTAGCTCCATGAGAAACACTACCAGGAATGACATGGTTGTCCAGCGAGGCTTCATCTCTTCAAACTGGCCAT GGGATGGCATGAAATGTGAAAACAACACCCAATTTCTGTCTCATTCTGCAGGAGATGGAATGATATACAGAAAGGATAACCAGTTTCCATCTCATGCTAACAGGGGTTCATCGAACTTG GATTACCAAGAACAGCCTTCAAAGTTCAACTATGTTACTGACCTTGGATCACATGGATATTCTAAGGAAGCAAGGACACTGGGAAGAATATATCATAGGCAGCAGCCTTACTTTTCTACTTCAAGCTGTTCTTATGAAAAATCTTCTGCGCTGAAAGTAGTTCCAAGTAGCCCAGATGCATCAGGGTCTGTAGTTTGGGAAATGAGAACCAAAAACAACAACCTCAGTGCAAGGTCAAATTACCTTTCATATCCTACTGATTTTCGTCACATGAGAAGGTATCCAGATGAAGCTAAAGTTGGTCTTAACCCAGATGATGATTCCAAACAGTACAGAAGATCTGATCGATTTACTGCCTTCTCAAACTTCAATGGTCAATCTTCTAAACACCTTCAG ACAGCCAAAGGGGCAAACTACATGGATGAGACCACTCTGATCTCACGTCAATGGTGCTTTGATAATAGAGGCTCATCACCACCAAGAGGGTTGGAGTATGGCAATGAGATACCATCATTGTCTTTTAAGAAGTGTAATGGCCATGTAGCTCCATTATATCCAAGTATATGGGATTGTGGTGCTGAAACCTCATCACTGAGACAATTCAATGGTGATGAAATCCCATCATTGTCTCACCATTGGCACTACCAAGATAAGATCTCCTTGCATTCTGGTCAATGGTGCCATGATGCTGAGGCACATCAATTGGCAAGTTACCAGCAAGGGGCTTCTCGTGGAAATGCCCGTTTAAGAGAGGACATTTCCAGGGGCGTTAGGAACAAACAAGGTAAATTTATCACAAGCAGACATACTATGACAAAACCTAGGGCGGCCAACAAGGTTGTAAGCAGTACTGATCACTACAGGATTATTAAGGATAACCCATGGAGAAGTTCTGAGGATATAAGGGACCAAGTTCGTGGACCCAGGGCAAATAAACTGAATGATTCAACATCATCTACCAAGAATAGTTCCATGCCTCCTTTGGTCTGCAGAGATCAAATTAATAGACCAGAGTTCACAGTTCAGTACGAACATGCCAAGTTCTTTATGATAAAGTCATATAGTGAAGATGATGTTCATAAATGTATCAAATACAATGTTTGGGCAAGTACTCCAAATGGTAACAATAAGCTGGATGCTGCTTTTCATGAAGCTCAGATTTTAATGAAGGAACAGGGCAAAAGGTGCCCTATATTCCTATTCTTTTCG GTTAATACCAGTGGGCAGTTTGTAGGATTAGCTGAGATGTTAGGTCCTGTTGATTTCAAGAAGACCATGGACTTTTGGCAGCAGGATAAATGGAATGGCTTTTTCCCTGTAAGGTGGCACATTATAAAGGACATCCCAAATTGGGTTTTCAGAGAGATATTTCTTGAAAATAATGAAGGCAAAGTAGTTACTTTTAGTAGGGACACTCAGGAG ATTGGGCTGCCCCAGGGTCTGGATATGTTGAATATTTTCAAGGCTTATCACCAGGGAACATCAATTCTGGACGACTTCTATTTTTacgaagaaaaggaaaacatacGTCGTGCCCAGAAGGGAAGAAATTTAGAACAAATCAATCAAGATTGGTTCTCTGATGACTTCAGATCAATATCAGTG GAGAATTTGGAGGAAAGCATGCAGAGCTTGAGTTTCTACAGAACTTGGGATTAA
- the LOC102711699 gene encoding uncharacterized protein LOC102711699 isoform X2 gives MGIAHKDYQEQPSKFNYVTDLGSHGYSKEARTLGRIYHRQQPYFSTSSCSYEKSSALKVVPSSPDASGSVVWEMRTKNNNLSARSNYLSYPTDFRHMRRYPDEAKVGLNPDDDSKQYRRSDRFTAFSNFNGQSSKHLQTAKGANYMDETTLISRQWCFDNRGSSPPRGLEYGNEIPSLSFKKCNGHVAPLYPSIWDCGAETSSLRQFNGDEIPSLSHHWHYQDKISLHSGQWCHDAEAHQLASYQQGASRGNARLREDISRGVRNKQGKFITSRHTMTKPRAANKVVSSTDHYRIIKDNPWRSSEDIRDQVRGPRANKLNDSTSSTKNSSMPPLVCRDQINRPEFTVQYEHAKFFMIKSYSEDDVHKCIKYNVWASTPNGNNKLDAAFHEAQILMKEQGKRCPIFLFFSVNTSGQFVGLAEMLGPVDFKKTMDFWQQDKWNGFFPVRWHIIKDIPNWVFREIFLENNEGKVVTFSRDTQEIGLPQGLDMLNIFKAYHQGTSILDDFYFYEEKENIRRAQKGRNLEQINQDWFSDDFRSISVENLEESMQSLSFYRTWD, from the exons ATGGGAATAGCTCACAAG GATTACCAAGAACAGCCTTCAAAGTTCAACTATGTTACTGACCTTGGATCACATGGATATTCTAAGGAAGCAAGGACACTGGGAAGAATATATCATAGGCAGCAGCCTTACTTTTCTACTTCAAGCTGTTCTTATGAAAAATCTTCTGCGCTGAAAGTAGTTCCAAGTAGCCCAGATGCATCAGGGTCTGTAGTTTGGGAAATGAGAACCAAAAACAACAACCTCAGTGCAAGGTCAAATTACCTTTCATATCCTACTGATTTTCGTCACATGAGAAGGTATCCAGATGAAGCTAAAGTTGGTCTTAACCCAGATGATGATTCCAAACAGTACAGAAGATCTGATCGATTTACTGCCTTCTCAAACTTCAATGGTCAATCTTCTAAACACCTTCAG ACAGCCAAAGGGGCAAACTACATGGATGAGACCACTCTGATCTCACGTCAATGGTGCTTTGATAATAGAGGCTCATCACCACCAAGAGGGTTGGAGTATGGCAATGAGATACCATCATTGTCTTTTAAGAAGTGTAATGGCCATGTAGCTCCATTATATCCAAGTATATGGGATTGTGGTGCTGAAACCTCATCACTGAGACAATTCAATGGTGATGAAATCCCATCATTGTCTCACCATTGGCACTACCAAGATAAGATCTCCTTGCATTCTGGTCAATGGTGCCATGATGCTGAGGCACATCAATTGGCAAGTTACCAGCAAGGGGCTTCTCGTGGAAATGCCCGTTTAAGAGAGGACATTTCCAGGGGCGTTAGGAACAAACAAGGTAAATTTATCACAAGCAGACATACTATGACAAAACCTAGGGCGGCCAACAAGGTTGTAAGCAGTACTGATCACTACAGGATTATTAAGGATAACCCATGGAGAAGTTCTGAGGATATAAGGGACCAAGTTCGTGGACCCAGGGCAAATAAACTGAATGATTCAACATCATCTACCAAGAATAGTTCCATGCCTCCTTTGGTCTGCAGAGATCAAATTAATAGACCAGAGTTCACAGTTCAGTACGAACATGCCAAGTTCTTTATGATAAAGTCATATAGTGAAGATGATGTTCATAAATGTATCAAATACAATGTTTGGGCAAGTACTCCAAATGGTAACAATAAGCTGGATGCTGCTTTTCATGAAGCTCAGATTTTAATGAAGGAACAGGGCAAAAGGTGCCCTATATTCCTATTCTTTTCG GTTAATACCAGTGGGCAGTTTGTAGGATTAGCTGAGATGTTAGGTCCTGTTGATTTCAAGAAGACCATGGACTTTTGGCAGCAGGATAAATGGAATGGCTTTTTCCCTGTAAGGTGGCACATTATAAAGGACATCCCAAATTGGGTTTTCAGAGAGATATTTCTTGAAAATAATGAAGGCAAAGTAGTTACTTTTAGTAGGGACACTCAGGAG ATTGGGCTGCCCCAGGGTCTGGATATGTTGAATATTTTCAAGGCTTATCACCAGGGAACATCAATTCTGGACGACTTCTATTTTTacgaagaaaaggaaaacatacGTCGTGCCCAGAAGGGAAGAAATTTAGAACAAATCAATCAAGATTGGTTCTCTGATGACTTCAGATCAATATCAGTG GAGAATTTGGAGGAAAGCATGCAGAGCTTGAGTTTCTACAGAACTTGGGATTAA
- the LOC102711974 gene encoding protein PHOTOSYSTEM I ASSEMBLY 2, chloroplastic isoform X2 translates to MELSLIPFRATGAAAAFTAPKRMVAPVMASKSGAKVKVSAGCKTCRGKGAIECPGCKGTGRNKKNGNIFERWKCFDCQGFGLKSCPSCGKGGLTPEQRGER, encoded by the exons ATGGAGCTTTCTTTGATCCCCTTCAGGGCTActggtgcagcagcagcattcaCTGCACCCAAGAGGATGGTGGCACCAGTCATGGCATCCAAATCTGGAGCCAAAGTGAAG GTCTCTGCCGGTTGCAAGACATGCAGAGGAAAGGGCGCAATAGAATGCCCAGGGTGCAAG GGCACTGGAAGGAACAAGAAGAATGGGAACATATTCGAGAGATGGAA GTGCTTCGATTGCCAAGGGTTTGGTCTCAAGAGTTGTCCTAGCTGTGGCAAGGGAGGGCTCACACCGGAACAAAGAGGTGAAAGGTAG
- the LOC102711974 gene encoding protein PHOTOSYSTEM I ASSEMBLY 2, chloroplastic isoform X1 yields MELSLIPFRATGAAAAFTAPKRMVAPVMASKSGAKVKVFLQTNFQVSAGCKTCRGKGAIECPGCKGTGRNKKNGNIFERWKCFDCQGFGLKSCPSCGKGGLTPEQRGER; encoded by the exons ATGGAGCTTTCTTTGATCCCCTTCAGGGCTActggtgcagcagcagcattcaCTGCACCCAAGAGGATGGTGGCACCAGTCATGGCATCCAAATCTGGAGCCAAAGTGAAGGTCTTCCTACAGACTAATTTTCAA GTCTCTGCCGGTTGCAAGACATGCAGAGGAAAGGGCGCAATAGAATGCCCAGGGTGCAAG GGCACTGGAAGGAACAAGAAGAATGGGAACATATTCGAGAGATGGAA GTGCTTCGATTGCCAAGGGTTTGGTCTCAAGAGTTGTCCTAGCTGTGGCAAGGGAGGGCTCACACCGGAACAAAGAGGTGAAAGGTAG